Within the Nyctibius grandis isolate bNycGra1 chromosome 4, bNycGra1.pri, whole genome shotgun sequence genome, the region gatttttttgGAATACTGAAACAATAGTTTGTATTATGGTAACAAGGTAGGGTCTTTAGTTGCCTATTTTTGCCATCTCCaaatctgttcttatttttaaaagattcatCTTAGATATCTTCTGTATTTCTACAACATGTGGAAGAAATTACATAGCAACTGTAAAAGGTCCTGGGATTCAGAACAGGATAGTTAAAGATCAGCTTTGTATACTTTAGTGTTCTGCTGATGTTAATCAGTTTAACATTTCAATTAGTCTCTTAATTCACCCAATTCAGTGTATTAGGTGCAATAAGTCAGAATTGGTTATCCTTTTTGATACTTGAATGCTCCTTTCTAAACTCTGCATTAGAGTActcaaacatttctttccagGTGCTACATTCTTTGTAACTCCTGGAACATCTGATAAATCTGAGCTCATGGTTTGTCGACTTTCCAACAACCAGAGGTGAGAAAGATTGATAGAAATTGCACTTGTAAACTATATTATTGTTGCACTTACAGCTATATAATCATCGAAGAACCTGAACAAAACACAAGAGTAACATGCTGTGAGGATACTGGAGGGAATAACCAGACTGAAAGGATAGGCACAACTTTATTGGAGTAAGCTGGGTTTGAATTTGCTAGCCATGTGATCAGAGTGCCTTGGAATGGTGGAGCTCCACTCACTGGTAACGCCTGTCAGTGCCACTGGAATACAGTGGTTTTGCCAGCTCATAGTGGGAACATGGGAAGGGGGCAGGGAAAAATCTGTAGCTACTGAAAAAACTTGTTTTGGAATGGTTCTAGCACTGCACCATATTGTTCAACGTTACAGCCAAAGCATTACTTTGGTCATCCCTGTAATTTGGTTGGCTAGAACAGTTCAGGCTCTGTgttctcttcttcccccagaaGTTTGGAAgaatgcttttaatattttgacaGAGTCTCCTGGCAAACTAAACtataggttttggttttttttctttccttaaagtGAAGAACTtcaatgaaaagtaatttttcctgcttgatttctctccctccccgctGCAAAGAACATATAAACAGCCAGTCACTgagactgtttattttttacctttgaTTTTTGACTTAATATTGtagaaaaaacaggttttaaaaaattttttttcttctgttatgtAGATACCTGGTTTTGGATGGAGACAGCCACTATGAAATTGAGATTATACAGATTTCAACTGTTCAGATACTTACAGAGGGATTTACTCCTGGaggtaaatttttttccttgaatacaAATTAACTATTAAGAAAAAGTATGTGAAGTCGTAATTATTGTTCGAGCTAGACAGTGCACTGCTAGGTTATTGGTAGCTTAGGTGTAACTATGTTAGTTACAGCTGCTCTCAGAATAGAGTGTGGTGTGTGGAACCTTGTCCGTGTGTGGCTACTGGGATTTTGGGGAAAACCTAAGAATTGAGAAATTACCTTACAGCTCTTACATGGGAGAGCTTCTGGATAAACCTGAGTAAAGGTGGTCATCATCTGTTCTGATCCTTTCTCTTGGCTAAACATAAACATCTATTGATTCAAAAGCCCATAGCAGGGAACTTGTTAGTCTTTAGCTTCTGTTTCAGAATCCAGCTGGGATTTCTCTTCTACTGGTACAAACAATGGTGAGGAGAATGAGTGAGAAACTGTGgggaaaacattaaataattaaactgtGCTTTCTTAATTTAATTCAAGATGAAGGGGTGGCCAGATGAAACTGGTAACTCCTGAAATCAGAGGGCAGCTACTTACTGCCTCATCTCTTACCAGATTTTAGAGTATTTCAGGATGAACTTGAATATGATTTCACTGAAATGAGAACAAACAAGGTCAGGAATTTTAATAATTGTTCTTTAGCAACACCACTGTCACTGCTGGAAGTTTCTAACCGGACAGCCTACCTGTGCAATATTCAGTCAGTTCAGCATGTTAACTTTAATAAACTTACCTTGGTATTCAGATCAACCAGGTGTGTTGCTGAGTTACTTAATGCGCCCATAATTCCTTGTTCACTACTCTTCTGACTGCTTTATCTttttgcctgcctgccttccttcttGATGGTAGAAAAAGATATTCACACTTACACCAGCCTTCTGGAGAGCCAGCATATTACTGAAGGTATCACCAGCACCTTTGAGCATGATGCACCCAAGCATGTTGtcgtgaccccccccccccctcccatctttcttcttttgcagtGCTGGGTTTTTTGCTTGATCTGTAGCTGTTCAACTTAAGACCAGTTATGTTCGAATCTGACATGTATCTGTTCCTTCCCATCTGTCTGTTTAATAAACTGACGATGAATGTTTCGTAACTTTTTGTAGGAGAACTAAAACATTTTCAGGCCGTCTTTAGACCACCTGTGCTGTTGCCCGTGCtagaagagagaagggaagatgaGAAATAGTGTCTTTAGTGGTACACAGTATTACACATCACCTGCTTCAGCAGAGGTGTGCTGAATTGTGTATACCAGAAATGAATAATATACTTGTGTACTGTCCAGTAAGGCTTTGCACTGAATAAATAAACTGTTAATTACTGGCTTGCTTTTAcacatctttaaaagaaatatgacCTCTTGTTGTGTAAGGTGTGTTCTGCGTGACTCAGTAATGTCCTCGAATGCCAGACATGGGCAAACTGGTTGAGGCTGTCAGTGCTTGATTTCCACTGGTTTATCTTTGAGTGGTCCCTTAATCTGTGAGTCTgaccaggcagctgcaggggagcaAGTGATGATGAAGTTGGATTTCAGTTTATCCTACAAGAGGAGCAAATGGCTGCTTTTATAAACAGTGCTTGCAGGCTTTTGACCAGGTTGCTTAGGTTGGGATTGTCTTTGTTTGGCTTCTTGGATGTTACAGTAATGGCCTCCAGGAGTCCTCTCATGCAgactcttctttttaaaaagaactttgCAAAAAGTGTCCTTCTCTGTATGGTGGTGCTGTTCCTGGGGCTTAGTTTATGCTCTACTACTCAGGAAATAATGCCAATAAAGTGTGGTATTCTAAcaatgcttttgtttcatttctgtattttttgctttggtttatcTTAATCTCTGTGCAGCTAGAGTAAGAGAGATACAAACATCTCGCTATCACACTGCTGTCAGAGCAGTGTCTTTTGTAGTGGATTTCCTGCAGGAAGTAAATGACATTGCCAGTCATTACCTAGTCTTGCGTAAGCATCTTTCCCAACCTTTGCCAGGTTTGGTGGGACTTTTGACTGCTATGCCAGGTGTTTTATCAAGCAGGGATCCCTCTTTGATATCAGTCTGACTGGACACTAGTAATTCAGTTTACAGACTGCAGGCTACAGTATGAAACTATGGCATCTACTTAAGAGAAGACATGGTAATACTAAAACACAAGGGTATTCCTGGCATGTGTAGCTAGTGGCTTTACCTGATGGCTTATACAAGTCCTGCCGCAGTGATTGCCAGAGAGAATTAAACAATATCGAGTCTGCACATGCCATTGCCTGGCATTAACCCTGGTGGTCACTACCTCCTCTTGCAGCAGTTGTTAGTGCACCTGCAGTTGCTAGTGCTTTGAATTAAGCGATCACATCATTTTCTTCAAACATGCTTATTAGGTAGAAGAAGTTGTGTTACTTAGTTGGTAAACACCTGTTGCTGTTCAagatttcattgctttttttcaggGGGTAATACTCGTGCCATAGGTATGATTCTGCAGTATAAGGTACCAGGCTCGGAGGAGCTAAAGCAGATGAAATTTACAGCCGGTGAAGACTTCAGCTGTAACAAGAAGCTGTCAGCAAGCTGGCTGGCAGCTATGCATAAGGTAAGCAAAGGAGGCAAACCTAcataaagctgaagaaaatctTAACATGGGGTGCTTAGTAGCACTTCAGAGAGTAGGCGGCATTAGgagtcatcttttctttttattactattcTTTATTTAAGGATTTTAGGGCCTTGTtgcttaagaaaacagaagctatGGATGGTTGTTATGAACACGACTTTAGCTTTATGCTCAGATACCTGAAGATGATAGGCACTACAAAGGGTTTCCCAAGACCTTATGTATGTCATTAGGTGAAAAGAAGGTAAGAATTAGACTGTCAAGTTCCTGAGGTTTTTGTTACTCACTGAAGAATGTGCACTATGAAATATGCTTTTGAACCTAAACTCCGCTGCTTCTTTTTACTGCTTTATGAAGGTTTAAAGAAGTTGTTGATTTTTGAAAACAGGAACAGGGGTGGGGGCAGGACCCTGTGGAAGACTTTTTTATCTGTTGTTGGGCACCGTATGGCTAATGAAACTGAAGTTTCTTATTTCATAAGTCAAAGTTACGGgagacaaaaaccaaaaccaccccaaCTAGTTCTGGAACTTTGTCCATCTGATTGATAACTGGAACTGTAATTTATAACCTGTCTGCAAATGCAGGTGTGCGGCTGTTTGCTGCTTTACCACCGTTGTTAAGCTCCCCAGCCACCCCTAACCCCAGCATTTAACTTGCGCTCAGCGCAGTGCCCTCAAACTTTGCATTGCCACGTCAGTACAGCTTAGCACTTCCTTATACCTGTTCTCATTCATCTTTCACAAGCCATGCAACTCCTACATCTATGGGGAGAACCAGTATTTTATGGATAAGCTTAACACCCTCCCCCCACTGATTTGTCTCCTCTGACTGACGGGAGTTTTGAGTAGCTCATCACTGCAGTGAGACTTTCAGAGGTCCCAGTTAacagcagagaaggacttgttGCTAGAGAGCGCACATCTGTGCCCAGCGCAGGGGTTGGTTGATACTATAGAGACAAACGCAGCGCGTCAGCAAACCTTGCAAAGGGGAAGCAGAAGAGGTGGGAGGAATATAAAACAGAGTAAGATTGTTTACTGCGGCTGTTTAGACAGATCACCAAAATCTCAGAAATACTACTTCTAAATTTTTCAAAGGCAGTTTTGATCAGAAAGGGCCATTTCTGaccaagaagaagaaacaaatgaaagttGATCTAAAATCTTCAGTGACCTCAGGTTCTGCACTTACAGTAACCTTGACTAGCTTCAAAAAATTACTGAATGCTATTAAATGCCTTAGACTAAGGAAAATAGGAGAGGAAGAACTTAAAGCCTTGGGTTTAAAGGgcatttttggggggggaggggtggggtaGGAAGGAGATGAGGTGGCTGCAAGTGAACCTTCAGTTAACACaatgacattttgttttcatattagGCAACAAAACTCCTTTATGAGTCCCGGGACCAGTAGGAACAGCAAACTGTTGGCCACTTGAGGGAAGCCACCAGCCTCCATGGACCTGCCTCCCACTTTTTGCTGGTTTGACAGCTGGTAACACTTGCTGTTCTTGACCCTTTCTCATTCCAGTGTGGTTCATTATGTAAGAACTGGCAAATGCAACGTATTTTTGAACCACGAGTATTCACTAGAGTGTGCAATATGTATACAATTAATGCTTTAAACAGCCTCACCTTTTAAGACTTTGTATATTTTGTTAAGCCTTTATTGGCACTTAATATGAAAGTGACCTGCACTACAGCTAATGTACAGCACAACTTTTATAGTAACAATTATACTGTATACAATTACAGTATACAATTATACTGTTTGCtaccaaaagcaaacaaatgtatATGTCTCTTCTGCAGAGAATAGCTTTTGGGTATAGATCTCAGGTTTTTCCCTCTAtccaaatgtttaaaatcaATGTACAATAAAATCTGCCTTAGATATGATTTTATAGAagtcacttgattttttttttttttttaacatttcattttaaacatctAAATATTTCACCAAATATCACCAAATTGGACTTACACGAACATGATCTTGAAACTTTCCTTGTGTAATAAATAAGCTTCCAGAtttttagttttgcattttcttttttggtaacAAGCTTTTGTTAATCTAACTGTAATGCTATCTGAAATTGTATACAATTTAATGTacaaatatgaataaaataattcacttatttaaaaaaaaagtgatactTCATTTCACAGTATGTAACTTCTTTAATGATGGATACTGTGGTCTCTCCTCTCTGAACTGTGAAACTTTTGACTTTTTGTAAACTGCACCCTAATTTTAGTTCTAAGTGTTGATAATTGGTTTAACTATCGTGATGAATCCTCTGGCTACACGTGCTGAGCCAGCTCTCTGCCCTCTGTCTTCCTATGCTGGTAAAAATTGCCTGAACAAGCACACAAGGCTCAGTTGTCAGCTTGTGTGTAAAGGACCCTTGAGAGCTTTTCTAGACAAGTATTAATTTGTCACAGCTGGAATACTGCAGCACTGGTGGAAGGAGGTTCCAAAATTGTTTGGCATGTCATTTTCTGTGCAGCTGGTAAAACAATGAGGGAACTTGAGTTAATAGATGGAACACAGCAAGCTCGAATTAAGCTTTTTTTGTAGACTGTGACCAAAGGCACATGGACTGTTGCTACCTCTATAAAAATACCAGAGAATGCAGCCATGCCTTAGCAGTACTTTATTGTGCACATTTACATGTTCTCTGCATTAGTGTATCATAGGCTCTTGAAATCATCACATTCATGTAGCAAATTCTTCAACAATAATACCCTTTCACTTTTCACCACAATATATACAGTTAATGCTAACCTGTGGTAAAAGCAAGTTACAGCACTGCAGAAGTGGATATATAAATTATACACAGAACTTGTACATGAAGAATTGATCAAATTGCATACCGTTAAATGGGAGAAAATTACAAGAAATATGGCTAAAACTTATAATGGGAAATTCAAAATATACTTTTGGTATATAAAATCATGTACAATTAAAATTCCAgtgaagtgcttttttttttttttttttccttgaaactaCAATGTAGTGGAATAGGTTATTGCATAACTTGCCTTGGCAACAGATGTAGGCTGCCAAGAACCACAGAAACTGTCCTCAAATAAGCTGTTGCCTTTCTTAAATCCTCCTCTaaaccttgtttcttttttctccttgactTAGCATCTACACAACCCTTCTACTTCTATCCAGtccttcatattttcttctagaCTGACTCAGGCAGACTTCACATGACACAGTGTAACCCTTACCGGACTCTTACCCTTTTCACTATTGCACTTTCATCCATGCAGACGTACAAATCCCTTAAGCTGCTGCAAGTTCGGTACTAACTGTTTTGTCCGGGACGGACAAGCTCAGGTGGTTAGTAGGGGAACCTTTACATTAGTAGAGGTTGCACTGATGCTGTAGGCTgaataataagaaaacaaaacaccatgtGAAATACTGTGTAGGGCTTTTGAGAAGTGTACAaatactgttgttttttgttaGTTCTCTAGCTTGATTCTAAACGCAAATAATACTAGATGCTAGACTATGTAAAGCTTTTGTTGGGGTTGTCTAGACTAGGATTTAAGTGTATTGCGTGTTACTCCTTAAAATCCTAGCCTTCATAGAGCTTTGGTGACTACTTAATTATGCATGTAATAGGTGAGGATCTTGTGTGCTAGAACCCAAAGAGTTGATCAGTAATGAGAACTCAACATTCACTGGTAGCAAACAAAATACCCAAAATCCTGACGTGGGACAGTTACTGTGGGGTTGGAGCAAACTGGACAGCGTACCTTGCACTCGGCAAGTGACACCTCTGAACATTTAACACAAGAAAGCTCCTACCACGGAACTTTAACTGAAAACACCGCTTTAGACAACAGTTGGCGCAACACTGTAGGCAGTGGAGGTATCGCTCTCCTCATCAGTGGTGGGTCACATAAAAACGATCCCTGTTTACAAACTGCAGATCTTGAAAATTGTGGATGCTGTCCATTTAACAAGAGAAAGCACCATTAAAACTAAGTATCatagttttgtttctctgtgtgaaATGATCGAAAATGATGGCTCCAGTGTATGTTTTAGGTTTCCAGTTACCGGCACGGTATTGCAGTGTTGTACAACTGAATTCAAGCAAGGGTTCTCTGTCTAGGTTTTATTCGTGGATATAActgtaaaaacagaataaaaatattaggcTTTGCATGGTTGATACCAAGTTAAATATAAATCAATTCAATTATAACCAAGGGGTACTTATTAACAAGAACTGGGGTTGATGAAGTGTTTTAGGGGGTGAGGTTTTTGTAAGCTACAGCATGTTCTTGgataacttctgaaaaatgaaaccagaagcagcaggaggcCAAGGGCTGCCTTACTCCTGCCAACAGCAGTGAAATTGCTGCTCTGAAAATGACCTGGTTCATTTCGCTCAAGATCCCAGACCAGACCAAAGGATGCTTTTATGTACGTACAAGAATTCCCTGTTGAGCCCTAGAGAGAGCTTATTTCCTGCTCTATAAGGTTTTCTtatgtgttttctcttctgtatctCTCTCCTCGGTAGCCTTACGTTCGTGGTCTCTCATGATAGCAGTGTTACATTTGACTGAGAGCAGCATAAACGACTTGCCGACAGTTGTCATCTTCAAGGctctttcctgttttaaaatttgtacGTATCTATATATTGCTTCTCTTGTGCCAGGTATTAAAAACCATCCTAAAGAACTTCTGGGCCAAAGCTTTGAGCTGCCTAATAGAGCCACCACACTTTATGTATATTTtagccaaggggaaaaaaagtcttattaaAGATTAAAGCATAAACTATATTAAATACACTAACTCACCAAATAAAACCCAGCGCTAATCTCCTAAGCATAGCCTCTCCTTTTTGTTTACAATGACAGAGAGGCCAGATTGAATAAAGATAATCTGCTTTGCAGCACTTCATAGCTGCATCGTCCAGATAATGCGCAGAGGGGTTCTGACCAAAGATCCACTTTGGGTTCCTACTTCAGGAGgaagtaaaaaagagaaaggagaaggtaaCATAAAAAGTACTTACCCCAAGAAGATTTTTAGGCACGTAGCCTTCTTTGTCATTGAGGCAGGCCCACCACCACTCTGTTTCATTGTCATCCTTGCGTCTGAGAATAGTAATGGCATCGCCCTCGTGGAATGACAACTCGTCATTGTTCTGGGCTTCATAATCCCACAGAGCGTACACCACCCCTTTATTCATCACTCCCAACTTCTCTTGCACTCCTGTTAACAACAAATTAGAGAACACACTAGACggtaaaatatcttctttttttcctctgagatttTTAGTGTGGACATTGTGGCCCAAACATTAGTCTCTAATTAATAAAATTTCATGAACACCTTTCAGCACTTGGCTGatgaaatgctttcagaaatttATTTGCATGATACAACCaaattttacagaatattttaaaccaatttagagcatgaggtttttttcttttattatataTGAAATAGAAACTTTACAATCTTTTACTCAGATGAggataaaaatagtttttacaAATGTTTGAGCAAAGCAGCTTTATAGAACTGCTGTGTATTTCTCACAGGCCTGCTTTCTACAGCAGTAGTACTTCAAGTTGAAAGTCTGCACAATGATATCAGGTATATAGAGCCTTAATGAAGCCTATATCCTctgatgtaaattaaaaatctgtctgCTCCATCAAGGTACTTTTCTTGCAAAATGTACCTTAGTAACTAAATACATTCTGTAAGTTAATTATTCATAAAGTATATGTGTTTCTTCATGTGATCTGCTAGAAATTTGTGCATCTGGAAGTTCGAGTCTCTCTGTCAAGATACTTGACAACTCACTGTTACTGTCAAAACCTCCCTGTGGAAGCACTTGCTTGAAATTAAGccaaattaaactttaaaaatctgtaacaTTAGAAGGAGCCTGTGAAGTAACTCAAAGAACAGAAGGACTATGGGCAAGGTAATAATGAAAAGACTATTCTGTTTTTAGCGTTTTGAAAGAACAGGTAGGTGATGGGCAGTATTGTCAAGTCTGGGGCCCAAGCAGATCATGCAGATCAGAGAGACAAAAAGGGATGAATTttagaaaagctaaaaaagTCTGTAAAGCAGGGTCACAGCTTACCGTACAAGAACTGGGAACACTGAATATAACCTTCTTCCATCTCTTCACACTTGTCTGCAGCAGTTTCTATATCGCTTATAGTTGAAGCAAAAATAGCTGCCCCAGATTCAACCAGTAGTTTACAGAGATGAACACTATTGCAAGAAGCAGCACAATGCAAGGGTGtcctgaaataaagcaaaaatgtagacatgaaaaaataaacttcccTGACTCCTAACGATTTTGTCTTGCAATATAGAGTTTAGCCtgtctatttttaaaggaaattgttCTTTATGATtatagtatatatatatatgcactgTCCAAATCCTGTCAAGCAACTGGAGTGGATTCCAGGATTTACCCGACTCCAATAAAGGCAAACATTATAAAATAGATGTTAGCAAAAACTTATGTTTTCATAGTTTACAAAGCTGCTGGGTATAAAAGGGTGTCTTCCAACATGAGGAAATTTGAAAGGTAAAACAAAGGTGAGGGTGACACAAATCAGCACAGCAAGGTGTCACATCCCCTCCAAACGCTTCAGAAGTCCTACATCTACCTGTAAGGCCAGATTCTTCAGGAAGACCAAAACCTGTGGTAGGCTGTATGAAGATGAAACTTAAACAAATTAACTTTTGTCATTTGTTATTTACCGTTTAATTATTTGAGCATCTGAACAAGAAATGCAACTATACCACTaagtaaaaccaaaatgtaGTACGCTTTATGATTTAAGTGTGCTTGCACCTTGCATTTGAGTTCGTCACCACCTAGAGATTAGAAAGTGCTCATTTGCTGGGGGTAAAGGGAAGGAAATTGTTCCCAAAACAGGTCTCAACTAAATTTTGAATGTGCATCAAAATGGTGTTTCTCCCAGATGCCAAGTTAAAAATTGTGACACTTACCACCCATCACTATCTGCTGCATTTACGTTTACACCAAAATCAAGCAGGAACTTCACAATGTGGTGATGACCGGCACACACTGCATTATGCAAAGGTGTAATTCCTTCATCATTTGGTTTACTGGGATCATCAACCTATCGAAAACATAAAATAgttcagcacttttttttccccctaaatatTTAGAGATGTTACCATTGTTTAGAAACTCACCTCATATATGATTCGTTGTACAAGATCAAATTCTCCCTCCAAAGAAGCATCTAGAAGGAGGGCCAATGGATTGAACTTCACTCTCAAACCGTGGCCTGTTCTTTCCGAGTTAGGTTTCTTCAAGTTGGTACGTTTTGTCTGAGTAGAGATGAAGGTTGGAAG harbors:
- the ZFYVE21 gene encoding zinc finger FYVE domain-containing protein 21 isoform X6, whose translation is MQCDTKFDFITRKHHCRRCGKCFCDKCCSKKVPLPRMCFVDPVRQCAECALISQKETEFYDKQLKVLMNGATFFVTPGTSDKSELMVCRLSNNQRYLVLDGDSHYEIEIIQISTVQILTEGFTPGEKDIHTYTSLLESQHITEGGNTRAIGMILQYKVPGSEELKQMKFTAGEDFSCNKKLSASWLAAMHKATKLLYESRDQ
- the ZFYVE21 gene encoding zinc finger FYVE domain-containing protein 21 isoform X1, yielding MSGCETCDAKKLVRSPSGLRMVPEHRSARSPFGLDEPPWVPDKEVSCPRCMQCDTKFDFITRKHHCRRCGKCFCDKCCSKKVPLPRMCFVDPVRQCAECALISQKETEFYDKQLKVLMNGATFFVTPGTSDKSELMVCRLSNNQRYLVLDGDSHYEIEIIQISTVQILTEGFTPGEKDIHTYTSLLESQHITEGGNTRAIGMILQYKVPGSEELKQMKFTAGEDFSCNKKLSASWLAAMHKATKLLYESRDQ
- the ZFYVE21 gene encoding zinc finger FYVE domain-containing protein 21 isoform X4: MSGCETCDAKKLVRSPSGLRMVPEHRSARSPFGLDEPPWVPDKEHHCRRCGKCFCDKCCSKKVPLPRMCFVDPVRQCAECALISQKETEFYDKQLKVLMNGATFFVTPGTSDKSELMVCRLSNNQRYLVLDGDSHYEIEIIQISTVQILTEGFTPGEKDIHTYTSLLESQHITEGGNTRAIGMILQYKVPGSEELKQMKFTAGEDFSCNKKLSASWLAAMHKATKLLYESRDQ
- the ZFYVE21 gene encoding zinc finger FYVE domain-containing protein 21 isoform X2, with the translated sequence MSGCETCDAKKLVRSPSGLRMVPEHRSARSPFGLDEPPWVPDKECPRCMQCDTKFDFITRKHHCRRCGKCFCDKCCSKKVPLPRMCFVDPVRQCAECALISQKETEFYDKQLKVLMNGATFFVTPGTSDKSELMVCRLSNNQRYLVLDGDSHYEIEIIQISTVQILTEGFTPGEKDIHTYTSLLESQHITEGGNTRAIGMILQYKVPGSEELKQMKFTAGEDFSCNKKLSASWLAAMHKATKLLYESRDQ